GTGGCTACGTCGTAGGCGCCGGTGCCGCTGGCGATGTCCAGCGTGACTTTCTGGTGAAGATCGTTTTCGGGCAGAACCACCCATTTGACGGTGATGTCGGGGTATTTTTTGGTGAATTCCGGGGAGAGTTTTTGCATTACGACCATGTCGGGATTGTTGACGGTGGCGATGGTGATGGTGGCTGCATGGGCGACTGTTCCCAGGAGCAGAGCGGAAAGAAGGGCAACTCGTTTCATACAACCTCCGGTACCTCGAGGGCGAAATGGACACGTGTCCATTGTGAGATAAAAAAAATCGATTCCAGCGGATGGTGGATGTACGGCCCAGCAGGAACTTAACGAATAACCTGGGCAACGCCCTGCAGCAGCAGTTCCTGATTCAGGTTCGTGGTTCCCTTCCAGAGGATCACACTGGGGATGGTTCCCTTCTGAACGATTTCAGCGGTCACACTGATGCCGTCGGGCAGCAGCATGCCCAGCACGCCAGAAGCGCCTTTTTTCAGGTGAATACCTGCGAGGGATGCCTTGATGAGAATGCCGCTGTACCGGAGGACAACCAGGCCGCTGGCGTCGATCGACTGAAAACGGACCCCGATGCGCTGATTGGATGGGTTCGAGACCGCCACGGGTGCCGCCTGCGCGAAGGGGCTGCCAAGAAAGAGAAGACTGACCAGAAGAAGAGGTTTCACACTACGTCACTCCTTCCTCAGTGAGCCTAAGCACCAGCCCTCACCTGAGGTAGTGTCATATCTGTAATAAAGTTCGATGACTTAAAGGGAAGTCTAGTCGTCTCTATCTTGCGGTGATCTTACAATTCCCCTGACGCCATCCATCCCATGACCCTCAATCTTTCCTCGCTGCAGGAAAAGCACGTTTGATCATGCTTCAGCTTTGAGGTCAAGCGGCGTTGCGAGCCTCCGTCGTTGCCGTGAGGTTAGACCAAGACGTGTCGCCGCCCGCAGTTAGACCAGGAGTGAACGTCCAGCCTCGCTCCTTGGACAGCGGCAATCTGCCCGCGAAGCAGAGACCTTATGGGCGTGACTCGAAGCCCATCCAGGCATGGAAATCGTGGCTCGAGATCGTCATATGCCGATGATAGCGAAGAGAAACAACAGCCAGCGGTTGAATGACCGTGGCTGTTGGGTGGGGGTAGCACGCCCAAGCTTGAAGGATTGATATGTCTCAATGACCCGAACGGCAACCCCTGGGTTCGGCTTGCCCCTCGGGGCGGCCGTGGATTGAAACTGCCACAGGCGCATCTGCTCCGGGAACTGCGTGGGCTGCACGAGTTCTTCCAGCAGGAGTGGGCGGGCGAACTGCACGGGGCGCTGCAGTTGGTGGATCACCAGCGGAAGACCAAGTCGCTCACGGCCGATGGGACCTTGGCGTTCAAGGCTCGCTTCGATACGCTGGTCACCATCGGGTTGGAATCCAACCCAGCCTAGGAGCGTGGGGCCGGGCAGCGAGGGTGGATAGCGTTACCCCGTCTGGCCCTGCGCCGCGTTCGAGAGCGCCTCCCACGCTTCCCAGGTGGTCAGGCGTTCGGCATAGACGGCGCGAACCTGTGGCAGGTTTTCGTTGCCGAGGAAGAAGCGCAGTGGTGGGTCTGTGGCGTCCACGAGGTGGAGGACGGCGTGTGCCGTCGCCTGCGGATCACCTCTTTTCACACCTGAGAGCTGTCCCATGACCTGCTGGCGCAGTTCGGCGTACACATCGATGCCCGCTGACATCTTGAACGACACAGGGCTGCTGAACTCGGTGGCGTACGCGCCCGGCTCGATCAGTGTCACCCTGATACCGAATCCTTCGACTTCCTGCGCCAGGCTGTCGTGGAGCGCTCCGGCCGCCTATTTGGTCGCGCAGTAGGCGCCGATCATTGGGGACGCGACCAGACCAAGGGTACTGGAGACGCCGAGGATGTGTCCGCTGCCTTGTTGTCGCAGCAGGGGTAAGGCAGCCTGAATGACGTGGAGGGTGCCGAAGTAGTTCGTATCGAACTGTGCGCGAACATCGGCGGCATTCGCCTCTTCCACTGTTCCAACCAGCGCGTATCCCGCGTTGTTCAGGACCACGTCCAACTTCCCGAAGTGGCCATGGGCCTGTTGAACGGCTGTCTTCGCCTGGTCGGCGTCCGTGACGTCAAGTTGCAGGCAGAGGAGGGCGTTACCGAAACGTTCTTTGAGGTCGGCGAGATCAGCGAGGTTTCGTGCTGTCGCTGCCACGCGGTCGCCGCGTGTGAGTGCCGCCTCGGTCCAGAGCCGTCCAAAGCCGCGTGATGCGCCGGTGATGAACCAGATTTTGCTGTGTATCGGTTACCTCCTGTTTCACAGGCATGTGCTGTTGTCGGGATTGGTCGTCATCGGGTCTGTGCTCCCTCATTCGCGACTTGACATCATGCTCTTTGTCGCGAATGATGGCCAAAGATTAGGCGCCTATTTGGAACGCAGGTGAGCGACGAACGTTCATGGTTGCCTGACCAGTCAAATGGATGTTGGTCTTGCAACCAGCTGCACACAGTGAGGCGGCCTGAGGAGCCCTTGATATGGCAGAGGAAGCTGGCTGCACCTGCGAGTTCGAGGTCCAACCACGATCAACGGCCGCCCGTCACGCCACGTGATGTTCAGCAGGCACTGAATGTGCCCGTCGGCGGCCCACACCGGGATACCGGCCATGGTCGTCGCGAAGTCTTTGCTGCACTTGTGCGTCATGGTGATGCCCAGCAGACGTGAGAGGCGTTCGGCATCCTCACCGAATGTCTCTAGGAAGGCGCTGCACTGAAACAGCAGGATGGTTTGGGGAAAACCTTCGGGCACTTGGTCGCGCATCTCCACGGACTGCTGCAACATCAGGGGGAGGGTGCCGGTCCCGCTGCCTTTCAGGCCATCGACGAAGCTCATGGCGCCGTCCTGGGGCGGTTTCTGAAGGCACGTCCTGCGTACAAGATGGCGTGTGGAGACGATTCTTCAGGGCTCGGGCACGTTTGAGGAGAGCATGCAACCGGGCTGGGATGAGCCGCGTGATGTGTGCTGGGTGCCTGTGTGGGATGTGCGCTCTGGCCACCGCTGGCGCTACAGGCGGGAGACAGCGGAGGAAGCCCGGCAACTGCAGGGGAGTGCCACCTTGCTCCAACTGCCGCTTGGGACAGCGGCGTTTCTCTTACGACCTACAGCGGATCACAGTGGGTGAGTGATGGGAAGTACTGGGTGCGTGGAAATCGCGGGGCGTTTCAGGAGGCGTTTGAGCTGTCGTGCAGGCACACGATCTGGAGGCGGCTTGGTGGTGCACCCACACCACGCTTGAGCGGAGGTAAGCGCAGGGGAGAGGAGCATGGCGGACACCAGAGGCTCGCGCCCATGCACGCCATTCCCGCCAGTGAGCGCCTTGAGCCGGACAGTGGCACCGAACGTCAAACGCCTCGTGGACCTGCCGATCGTCACTTGAAAGCAACGTTCGGCCCATCGGCCTGGGTCCAGCTGAAGACGCACTCCCAACGTCAGCGGAGCCGCTGCAGCGCGACCTCCATTTCTCTCCCAGAAATCGAGTACCTTGAAAAGATGAACAGCCTCCACTCGCTCATGTCCCCGTTCGCGGCCCTCGCGAAGGCCAGCGAACGCGAGCGGGCGCTCATCAGCGCACTGGAACTCGCGGTTCTCAACCGCCAGGACGTCACCCTCCCGAAGGTCAGCGGCCGCAAGAACGCCCGGCTGCTGGCCGCCGAGAAAGACGCCCTCCACCGGGCTAGCGAGTACGCCCGGCACCTGCGGGAACGCGAAGCGGGCCGCCCGGTAATGGAAAGGCCACGCGAGTACCCGTTCCCCTGCTGGCGTGAACTCCCGACGGTCGGGGAGCTGTTCATCGGCGAGGCCGGAGAGCCGCTGGAATGCATTGACGTGCTGTACGAAAACAGCGGCGAGCACGACGACCACACGCCGCACCTCCTGCTGGTGCTGCCGTCCTACGATCAGGACGACATCGACACCAACGAACTGACCCAGACGCTCGATCAGTTACGGCGGGTACCTGTCGTACCTGGCGGCCGTCAAACGACCCGAGCTCTTCAAGGTGAGTGTTCCGATCGTCGGCATCAGCGATCTCCAGCAGTTGTACGCCGATAACAGCCGCGACATGCCGCACCTGGAGTATTACTTCAAAGCGATGATGGGCGACCCGGTCACACAGGCAGCGCTGTGGCGCGACCGCAGCGCCATTACCCACGCCGCCCAGTTGCAGGCACACATGTTGATGATGCACGGCGTCAACGATCCACGCTGCCCGGTCAACCAGGCCCGCGGGTTCCGAGACGCGCTCCTGCAAGCCGGGCGAGAAGAGGGCCGCGACTTCGAGTACGTCGAGTTCGAGGACGAAGATCACTTCGCGGGCGACATCGCCGGGAAAACCCGTACCTTCCGCCTGCTGGTCGACTACCTGAACCGTCGCCTGTAGGCACGCACCCACCAGGCCGGCGACGAACCGCGTGTTGAACTTCAGCGCTTGCCGCCGGGCAAGAGGCGCCGACGATCACCGCACACCTCGACGAATTCGACCATTCAAAAACACACCCGCCTCCGCCGAGTGGCGGGCAGCAGGCTCAGTGAGGCGATCGATGAAACCCCAGAAAGGACAATGGGAAGCACTCGGGCAGTGGGGTGACGACGCGATCCGCCTCGAACCGCTCACGGGCGGGGTCGCCAACGACGTGTGGAGCGTCCGCGTCAACGGGCGGCTCGCGGTCGGTCGTCTCGGTACCCGCAGCGACGCTGACCTGGCGTGGGAAAGCGAGCTGCTCCAACACCTCGACCGTCACGGTCTGACTGTGCCGACGCCGATCCCCACCTTGGACGGCAGACTGTTCGTCGACGGATTGGTCATCATGCCCTTCCTGGAGGGCCAACCCCCCGAAACGGAAGTCGACTGGCGGCGAGCGGCCGACGTGCTGCGCCGGCTGCATGCGCTCACTGCGGACTGGCCGCAGCGCCCGGGCTGGCGATCCTCGATTGATCTCCTGCACGCGGAGACGTGCACGAAGATCGACCTCAGGGCGATGCCGGCGGAAGGTGTCGCGCGCTGCCGAGCGGCGTGGGCGAGACTCGTTGGCAGCGCGCGGTGCGTCGTGCACGGGGATCCTAACCCGGGCAACATCCGCATGACAGCTGATCGGGTGGCGCTCATCGATTGGGACGAGGCCCACCTCGACGTTCCTGACCTCGACTTGGTGCTGCCGCACAACGCGGCAGATCTCGACGCTCACTCGTACGAGATCGCGGCACAAGCGTCGGCGGCATGGGAAGCCGCTGTCTGCTGGGACGATGCGTATTCAGTGTCGCGGCTGGCCGAAGTTCGTCCAGTCTGAGCTGGGACTGGCCATCGCACAGCCCGATTTGGGGAATGACAAGCCCATCCCCCTGCCCGTTCCCCGCTCCCGCCCTCGCCTTGGCATGGTGAAGACACGGGCGTCGAAGGCGTCGCTGGAACAAGGCAGGCGAAGGAAGTTCCCCGGCTGTCGATATTTCTGAGCGTCCCCTCAGCATGCACTTCACGCCAGTATGTTGTAAACATGCAGACCCTCGCTCCAGTGGATGAGGATTTCGTCTGGCTTCAGGAACCTCCCACCCGTTTGCTCTATGGCAGTGACGCGTGAACAACGTACGCAGGTATCAATACTTTGTAGTAAACCAGATTTTCCGGATAGGCTTTTAGCCTACCGTGACGCCAGTTGAGGCAACACAACCGTTGAGCCGGCGCAGGAAGTACCTGCTCCAGATCCCCGCTTGAAACATCACCTGTGTTCGGCCTGCACGGAAGGTAACTGACCAAGCTCCGTTCGGAGTGCCTCGGTGGCCGCGATGAGCTCGGCCAGTTGCCTTCGGAGGAGGCCGACGCGGCCCGGCTGCTTGACCTGTAGCTGCGCCTGCATTGCCAGAAGCGCTGCGGCGTTTGCATTGAGTGTTTCCAGGAGGGAGCGTGCTCGTCCTTTCGAAAGGTCGTTCGGCCAGTGCGGCTCCACCAGCGATGCCTGAAGCAGATCGTCAGCACGCAAGCGCCACCTTCGTGCGTGGCCCCGGCATTCATTCACCCTTTCCTCAACCCCACCCTCAAGAACGCTCGCGAGGCCCTGCGCGTACTCGAGTTGCGCCGTCACTGCCTCCCACAGCACCTCCCCAACATGGACCGCCTGCCACGTCGGCCACATCAGGTAGCTTCCCAAGGCAATGCTTCCCCCGAGCAGGGTGGCCAGCAGGCGATGCGTTCCCGTTTCGATGATCTGCTGCGGCCCTCCCGCCACACTGAGCGACAGAAGGATGTACAGCGTGATGACGCTCGAAAATACTGCATAGTTGGTGAGGAACAGCGCGTACGACAGCCATGCAGTCAGGATCAACATACCGTCCAGCAGGAATCCGGTGGGCTGGATCGTCCTCATGATGAGGAACGCGACACTCACACCAACGAGCGTTCCAGCGATGCGGGTGATGCCACGGTGCACCGTGACAGCGAATTCTGGCCGCAGAATCAAGCACACTGTCAGGGGAATCCAGTATCCGTTCGGAATCCTGAATACGCTCTCGGCGGCTGTCGCCAGGGTTACCGCGAGGGTGAAGCGCACCACATGACCCCGCAGGATGGGGTGCCAGACTCGAACAGGTGAGGCGGTCCATGAAGCGATGGAGACATGACCTGTCGGGGTGACTGGTTGGACACCTGCGGAGAGCACTGGGCCGAGGTGGAACTGCTGCACCAGAATACCCAGCCAGTAAATATACTCACGCTGTGCGGCATGGCCTTCGGAGGAAAAACGCTGTTCGAGGTCACGCGCTGTGTGTTCGAACACCTGGAGATGAGCGGGACGAAATTGAGGGAACTGCCCTTTTCTGACCTGCGGCACCGCTTCCTGGAGGAGAGCTTCCAGCGTCTTCTGGGTCGCATTTGCGTTTCTCTCCCCGCTGGGCCAGTTTGCCGGAGAGAGGCATCGGCACTGGCAAGGCCGACCAACGCTGCGTGCAGTCCTTCGCTCAACTGGAACGCCTGTCGGAGGACATGGTGGGCAGGACGACCTTCAGCGTGTCGAGCATCGGTGAGAATCGTGGCTGCATTCTGTAAAGGCAGGACATCCGGGAGACGGTTGGCCTGCGCTTCAGAGAGGGAGGCGACAAACAGCAGGAGGCTCTCGAACGCGGCCGCCACAGCGTTGCATTCGGCCCGCCGAGGATTGAGTGGCCAGATCATGATCAACAGCAGCGTCTGAATGATTCCTCCACCCAGTACCAGGGCGCCCGTACCGAGCAGGCCGAGCTGCGGATTCGGAAATCCCATCAGCAGCGTCTGGATGGTGAACGCCTGAATGATGACCGTCGTGCTTCCGACCGGCGTGGCCGTGAAGCGTGCCAGGAAGCTGCTCAGCAGCGCGACACCGATGACAGTCACGATCAAGCTGTGGCTGAGGAGTTCTCCCAGCGCAGCCGAAACCGCCATCGCCACGCTGGCAGTGAGCATCATCCGGAGTCGGGTTCGGTACACGCCGTGGAAGGACGCCATGCCTGCCATCAGTGCACCAAGCGCCGCCACCACCCCCCACAGCAGATGGCCGATTCCCGCTCCTACAAGAAGCGGGATAGCGACCCCGATCGTTGAACGAACGGCCAGCCATGGACGAATCTGAGACACATTCAGCCGAATGGCCGAGCGGATGATCAAGGAGCGCCGGGTCACCATTACAGCGAAGGGTAGCTGAGTTGTGGGTTCAGGGAAGGGACATATCGGAATTGCCCTGCGTCAGGTGCACAAGCTAGCAGATGTTCTGAGGGGTGTGTTGCCTGAACTTGGCTCTCTACAGAAAGTAGGCAGGGGAAACTGAGAATCAGTCCCTGCCGCGACAGTTGATCAGGTTTGGAACGCCTGCGGCTGCTTGTTCTTCAAGTGTCGGCGGACGTGTTATCGATACCTGCATCAGTTGGGGACGGGTAACTGGGGTGTATCCATAGGTGGAAGCTTGCTCCCCCACTCGCGCGCTGAAAGCAAGACATGACCTACCTATTGATACCTGCAGATGTTGGTCACACCTTTACTTCCATCGAGCCATCGGTGAGGGCAGTCAAATGGTATACGAGTCAGCCTTACAGACAGCAAGCCAAGAGGTCAAGCTGTCCCGAACGTATGTAGGTGTCAATAGGTCTACCGTTGACCTCAGCGCTGTCCTGCTCTGCGAACACTTCTCGCTGCTGACCAGTTGAGTGTGGCCGCTCTGAGCTCGAGCCCCTCACGGCAGGTCTTGCGATGCTGTCGCTCTCACCATCATGAACCGGACCCCAAGATTCCGAGCGGGACTCACTTCCCTCTGCAAGGTATCCTGAGCGGCACGCATGACCGCTGATCACCGCGCCGCGCCCCTCCCTGGTGACCCGCTCTTCCTGCAGCCGGGTGAGATGGCCGCGCGGATACGCGACTTCGACTGGACCTCCACCCTCGGTTCGCCCAGCACGTGGTCGGCCCCGCTGCGCACCTACGTCCACCTGATGCTCGCGTCCAAGCAGCCGATGTACCTCGCGTGGTCGCACGAACTTATCGCGCTTTACAACGACGCGTACTGCCCCATCCTCGGGGATAAGCACCCCGCCGCGCTTGGCAAACGCACCGCCGACATCTTCGGGCAGGACGGCTACCCCGGTCTCAAACCTATCTTTGACGCCGCCCTCAGGGGAGAGAGCGCCGCGTTTGAGAACCTGCTCGTCCCCCTTGTCCGCGACGGGTACATGGAGGAGTGCTACTTCGACGTCAGTTACACCCCGGTGTACGTCGATCATCATGTAGCCGGGGTCTTCTCCTCCATCACGGAGACGACGGAGCGCGTGCTCGCCGCGCGGCGTACCCGCACCCTCGCCGCGCTCACTGACGCCCTCCTGGGCGCGCGTCACCTTGACCCCACCATCCAGGCCGCTCTCCACGTGGCGGAGGACAACGTTCAGGACCTTCCCTTCCTCCTGCTGTACCTCGCGGATGGGCAGGGAGAGGACCGTCTGATCAGCTCGGTCGGTCTGGGTGACGAGGCCCTCGCGGCTTGGCGCACCCCGCCCACGGCGTGGCGGAGGACGCGAGAACCGAGCGTGCTCCCCACCCTGCCGCTCGCGGTCGGGCCCTGGCCGGAACCCGTGACGACACTCGCGGTCTTACCGCTCACGGCCCTGGGAGAAGAACGGCGGCTGGGCCACCTGGTTGTGGGCCTCAATCCACGCAAGCACCTCGACGAGCCGTACCGGGCCTTTCTGCGGCTGTTCAGCGGGCAGCTCGCCACCGCGGTACGCAATGCCGAGCTGATGGAGGAGCTGCAGCAGCGGAACACGGAACTTGACGCGCGCAACCGGGCGCTGAGCGCCTTCGAGGAGTGGACGCACGACCTGACCCTCGACCATGACGTGTACACGCTGGTCGAACGCGCCCAAACGCTGATCGGCAGCCTGATTCCCCTGAACGCCCTCGTGTACTACGAACGCGACGGTGACCGGTGGTTCGTGAAGCGCATGCTGGGTGAATTTGGCAGTGAGGGGCTACGCGCCGCGCACGTGGCGGGCCTGCCGCACGCCACCACCGGCAACCTCCGCACACCCTACGAGACAGGCGAGACGTACTACCAGGAGGTGTATGACGCGGAGGTGGACCACCTGGAGCCCCACATGACGCACGTGACCGCCACGGCGATGGTGCCGCTCAAGACCTCGCGGGGGGTGCGGGGCGTGCTGGGGTTTGCGATGTTCGGGCGGGGGGGCTGGTCGGATGCCGAACGCACGATCGTCGAGACAGTCGGGCGCAGCTTGAGCTTGGCACTCGACCGGGCGGAGCAGGTGGCGGACCTGGCGCGGGAGCGTGAACGGCTCGCCGGGAGGACGGTGGAACTCGCGAGCGCCAACGAGGAGCTCGAAGCGTTCGCGTACTCGGTGTCACATGACCTGCGCACGCCCGTGCGGCACATCCTCAGCTTCAACCAGCTGCTCCGCGGGGCTCTGGGCACGGAGGTGGACGTCAAGGCGGCCCGGTACCTGGAGGTGGTGGAGCAGTCGGCGGTGCGGATGAACACCCTGATCGACGCGATGCTGGACCTGTCGCGCTCCTCCCGCCTCCCGATGCAGGTGAGGCTGGTGGACCTCTCGATGCTGGTCGCGTCGATCCGAACGGAGCTCAAAGCGGATCTGCTGGATCGGCAGATGGAGTGGCGAGTGTCGGCCCTGCCGCTCGTGCTGGGCGATCATGACTTGCTGCGTCAGGTGCTGCTCAACCTGCTCTCGAACGCGGTGAAGTACACCCGTACCCGCGAGCAGGCCGTGATCGAGGTGTGGGCGGAGGAACGTGATACGGCGTGGGCGGTGCGGGTGAAGGACAACGGGGTGGGGTTCAACCCGCAGTACGCGAACAAGTTGTTCGGGGTGTTCCAGAGGCTCCATCGTCAGGAAGAGTTCGAGGGGACCGGGGTAGGGCTGGCGAACGTGCGGCGGATCGTTTCCCGGCACGGCGGGCAGGTCTGGGCACAGGGATCCCCGGACGCTGGGGCGACGTTCGGGTTCACCTTGCCGAAGCAGGTGTAGCGGAGCGTGGTCCTTGGACTGTTCACAGGGTTCTGGCAACTTAATGGCTAGGGGCCGAGTGAGAGAAGTAGCCGTCTGAAGTTCAGACGGCTACTTCAACGGCATTCTGCCATGCCAGATGGGCACGGTGCTGGTTCGAGCTTCGGAGGTGGGCGGGAATGGTCGTGCGGGTGTGCTGGTGGAGGTTCAAAACGCGGGCATGTAGGGCCAGGAATTCCTGTGCTCGTCTTCGGTTCTTGAAGCCGATCTGGCTTCGTTCCTGCTGTCGGGTAGGGCGAAGGGATTGCTCAATCAGATTGTTGTAGCGCGCCGTTGAGATGACTTGGACGTGCTCCACGCTGTAGAGCGCGGGAAGTTCCCGAAGAGCTGCTCCGTAGCTCCACAGCTTGTCGGTGTGGATCACGTCTGGCACGTCGTAATTCACTCACAGTCTTCTAAGAAAAGTCTTCGCCGCCTGAGTGTCTCGCCGCGCTTGTAACAGGAGGTCGAGAACCGCGCCAGAGTCATCAATGGCCCGCCATCACCAGAATTTCTTGCCCCTGATCTCAATGCAGACTTCATCCAGAAACCACCGCGAACCCCGGCGGGGTTCACGGTGCCGCAGCTCCTCGGTGAGGAGCTGCGGCAAATTTGATGTTCCGCTGGCGCAGCGTTTCGGGGCAGTCAAGTCAGCCACGCTGGTGGAGCAACTCTTGGACGTCACGCTGACTGAGAGAGAAGCGGTGATAGAGCCAAAGAGCGTACTGGATGATGCTCAGCGGAAATCGAGAGCGGGAGGGCTTACGGTCAGTCACGGACAATGAGCCTACCTCGCTTAACTTGCCAGAACCCGTCTGGGAAGGTGAACGGGTGCATTGCCTTCACCGGGTCGGGAAAGGCTGACTGTCCGTGACCGACGCCAAGCCCTCCCGCCACCGTTTCCGCATGACCATCATCCAGCAGAGCGTTTGGCTGTACCACCGCTTTTCCCTGAGGTGCCGAGACGTCCAGAAGTGGCTGCACCAGCGCGGCAGTCAGGTGAGTCACGAGACCCCGCACGTGGTGCATTCAATTTGAACCTCTTGCAGGCAATAACTCAGCGCTCTCCTCAGTCGCAGGCTGAGTCGCCACCCTCAGTTTTTGATCAGGACACTCATGAAACTGGCCGTGATGACTACATCGAGCCGACCATCGCCATTCACGTCCCCGAGCGTGACACCCGTAGGACGGGCCTCAATCTTGTAGGTCACCTGGGGAGCGAACGTCCCGCCCCCCTGACCCAGCAGCAGCGACGCCGTGCTGTAATACGTCGTCGTACCGGGGGCGCTGGGGGAATGTTGTTCGGGGCGACGATATCCAGCTGTCCGTCGCCGTTGACATCCCCTAGGGCGACTCCACTGGGTTTATACCCAACCGCGTAGATCTCCTGATGAGCGAACGTCCCGCCCCCCTGACCCAGCAGCACAGAAACGTTGTTGCTGTTGCTGGAAGCGTTCGAAGTCACGAGATCGGGCCGTCCATCGCCGTTCAGGTCGCCCAGGGCAACCCCACTCGGAGCGCCCCCTACCGCATACGCCGCCTGAGCAGCGAATGTCCCGCCCGCCTGACCCAGCAGCACAGAAACGGTGTTGCTGGAAGCGTTCGAAGTCACGAGATCGAGGCGTCCGTCGCCGTTCAGGTCGCCCAGGGCAACCCCACTCGGAGCGCCCCCTACCGCATACGCCACCTGGGGAGCGAACGTCCCGCCCGCCTGACCCAGTAGGACAGAAACGGTGTTGTCAGCAGCGTTCGCCGTCACGAGATCGAGACGTCCGTCGCCGTTCACGTCTCCCAGGGCAACACTGGTGGGGTG
The Deinococcus sp. KNUC1210 genome window above contains:
- a CDS encoding VCBS repeat-containing protein, which encodes MNGDGRPDIVAAIDSSSALAGAGSVSVLLGQADGTFAPQVEYAVGLHPTSVALGDVNGDGRLDLVTANAADNTVSVLLGQAGGTFAPQVAYAVGGAPSGVALGDLNGDGRLDLVTSNASSNTVSVLLGQAGGTFAAQAAYAVGGAPSGVALGDLNGDGRPDLVTSNASSNSNNVSVLLGQGGGTFAHQEIYAVGYKPSGVALGDVNGDGQLDIVAPNNIPPAPPVRRRITARRRCCWVRGAGRSLPR
- a CDS encoding phosphotransferase enzyme family protein, translated to MKPQKGQWEALGQWGDDAIRLEPLTGGVANDVWSVRVNGRLAVGRLGTRSDADLAWESELLQHLDRHGLTVPTPIPTLDGRLFVDGLVIMPFLEGQPPETEVDWRRAADVLRRLHALTADWPQRPGWRSSIDLLHAETCTKIDLRAMPAEGVARCRAAWARLVGSARCVVHGDPNPGNIRMTADRVALIDWDEAHLDVPDLDLVLPHNAADLDAHSYEIAAQASAAWEAAVCWDDAYSVSRLAEVRPV
- a CDS encoding FG-GAP repeat protein, coding for MTYKIEARPTGVTLGDVNGDGRLDVVITASFMSVLIKN
- a CDS encoding FUSC family protein yields the protein MVRFTLAVTLATAAESVFRIPNGYWIPLTVCLILRPEFAVTVHRGITRIAGTLVGVSVAFLIMRTIQPTGFLLDGMLILTAWLSYALFLTNYAVFSSVITLYILLSLSVAGGPQQIIETGTHRLLATLLGGSIALGSYLMWPTWQAVHVGEVLWEAVTAQLEYAQGLASVLEGGVEERVNECRGHARRWRLRADDLLQASLVEPHWPNDLSKGRARSLLETLNANAAALLAMQAQLQVKQPGRVGLLRRQLAELIAATEALRTELGQLPSVQAEHR
- a CDS encoding S9 family peptidase encodes the protein MSVPIVGISDLQQLYADNSRDMPHLEYYFKAMMGDPVTQAALWRDRSAITHAAQLQAHMLMMHGVNDPRCPVNQARGFRDALLQAGREEGRDFEYVEFEDEDHFAGDIAGKTRTFRLLVDYLNRRL
- a CDS encoding ATP-binding protein encodes the protein MTADHRAAPLPGDPLFLQPGEMAARIRDFDWTSTLGSPSTWSAPLRTYVHLMLASKQPMYLAWSHELIALYNDAYCPILGDKHPAALGKRTADIFGQDGYPGLKPIFDAALRGESAAFENLLVPLVRDGYMEECYFDVSYTPVYVDHHVAGVFSSITETTERVLAARRTRTLAALTDALLGARHLDPTIQAALHVAEDNVQDLPFLLLYLADGQGEDRLISSVGLGDEALAAWRTPPTAWRRTREPSVLPTLPLAVGPWPEPVTTLAVLPLTALGEERRLGHLVVGLNPRKHLDEPYRAFLRLFSGQLATAVRNAELMEELQQRNTELDARNRALSAFEEWTHDLTLDHDVYTLVERAQTLIGSLIPLNALVYYERDGDRWFVKRMLGEFGSEGLRAAHVAGLPHATTGNLRTPYETGETYYQEVYDAEVDHLEPHMTHVTATAMVPLKTSRGVRGVLGFAMFGRGGWSDAERTIVETVGRSLSLALDRAEQVADLARERERLAGRTVELASANEELEAFAYSVSHDLRTPVRHILSFNQLLRGALGTEVDVKAARYLEVVEQSAVRMNTLIDAMLDLSRSSRLPMQVRLVDLSMLVASIRTELKADLLDRQMEWRVSALPLVLGDHDLLRQVLLNLLSNAVKYTRTREQAVIEVWAEERDTAWAVRVKDNGVGFNPQYANKLFGVFQRLHRQEEFEGTGVGLANVRRIVSRHGGQVWAQGSPDAGATFGFTLPKQV